One Scophthalmus maximus strain ysfricsl-2021 chromosome 9, ASM2237912v1, whole genome shotgun sequence genomic region harbors:
- the LOC118319063 gene encoding ladderlectin-like isoform X4, with the protein MKAFLLLTVLLSGVLAITAAAVEAVEPAQAPLELQEENQVAEIEVGVAAPEEEEPEQFGEKTVSNKGRFYACPTGWVRYKSSCYLYVSAGRSWSSAAAYCNSLGATLASVHDVFDYSFLQDLTSRTGSTVAWMGGFYFQGWRWMDQSTFNYNFWSTQHTVSRYQCVHVNTRAGWSNNNCAIAWPSICMTRSC; encoded by the exons ATGAAGGccttcctgctcctcaccgTTTTGCTGAGCGGAGTGCTTgccatcacagcagcagcag TTGAAGCTGTTGAACCAGCACAAGCACCACTGGAGCTACAGGAGGAAAACCAGG TGGCAGAAATTGAAGTTGGAGTGGCTGCTCCTGAAG AGGAAGAGCCTGAGCAGTTTGGAGAGAAGACTGTTTCAAATAAAG GTCGTTTCTATGCTTGCCCCACTGGTTGGGTCAGATACAAGAGCAGCTGCTACCTGTATGTGAGCGCTGGCAGATCCTGGAGCAGCGCTGCG GCTTACTGCAACAGTCTGGGAGCCACCTTGGCTTCTGTCCATGATGTGTTTGACTACAGTTTCCTGCAGGACCTGACCAGTAGGACAGGAAGCACTGTCGCCTGGATGGGAGGCTTCTACTTCCAG GGCTGGAGGTGGATGGACCAGAGCACCTTCAACTACAACTTCTGGAGTACACAGCACACCGTCAGCCGCTACCAATGCGTTCATGTTAATACCAGGG ctGGTTGGTCCAATAATAACTGCGCTATTGCATGGCCGTCCATCTGCATGACGAGATCCTGCTAA
- the LOC118319063 gene encoding ladderlectin-like isoform X1 — MKAFLLLTVLLSGVLAITAAPVEADEAAQAPLELQEENQVEAVEPAQAPLELQEENQVAEIEVGVAAPEEEEPEQFGEKTVSNKGRFYACPTGWVRYKSSCYLYVSAGRSWSSAAAYCNSLGATLASVHDVFDYSFLQDLTSRTGSTVAWMGGFYFQGWRWMDQSTFNYNFWSTQHTVSRYQCVHVNTRAGWSNNNCAIAWPSICMTRSC; from the exons ATGAAGGccttcctgctcctcaccgTTTTGCTGAGCGGAGTTCTTGCCATCACAGCAGCACCAG TTGAAGCTGATGAAGCAGCACAAGCACCACTGGAGCTACAGGAGGAAAACCAGG TTGAAGCTGTTGAACCAGCACAAGCACCACTGGAGCTACAGGAGGAAAACCAGG TGGCAGAAATTGAAGTTGGAGTGGCTGCTCCTGAAG AGGAAGAGCCTGAGCAGTTTGGAGAGAAGACTGTTTCAAATAAAG GTCGTTTCTATGCTTGCCCCACTGGTTGGGTCAGATACAAGAGCAGCTGCTACCTGTATGTGAGCGCTGGCAGATCCTGGAGCAGCGCTGCG GCTTACTGCAACAGTCTGGGAGCCACCTTGGCTTCTGTCCATGATGTGTTTGACTACAGTTTCCTGCAGGACCTGACCAGTAGGACAGGAAGCACTGTCGCCTGGATGGGAGGCTTCTACTTCCAG GGCTGGAGGTGGATGGACCAGAGCACCTTCAACTACAACTTCTGGAGTACACAGCACACCGTCAGCCGCTACCAATGCGTTCATGTTAATACCAGGG ctGGTTGGTCCAATAATAACTGCGCTATTGCATGGCCGTCCATCTGCATGACGAGATCCTGCTAA
- the LOC118319060 gene encoding E3 ubiquitin-protein ligase TRIM39-like produces MASAGSRADEQAFKCSICLSVFEKPVSLPCGHNFCLECITNYWGFSNPHVQCPVCRRMFATRPMLHVNTLIAEMTEKTKGTVPEESPGTVKQAGTVVLCSVCTGAKVKALKSCLQCVTSYCETHLEPHETVSTLKKHKLINPVKNLAHKICNIHGGYLELFCFADQEFVCEACRNRDHKTHKLVTLEEAVQMIKTQLEKEKMQEALAKMETTVMTGVRMLCDPDLKEKQRHAVDVTLDPDTANPYLKVSADGKQVTHGAKNRNLSDTPGRFDQVFNVLAKDGFSSGMFYYEVQVKDKTHWILGVVNQSIKRKGDLQLSPKIGYWTICLKKGLQYTVNTSPATNLDVRKKVHRVGVFMDYKEGQVSFYDVDARVNIFSFSGCNFTEQLFPFFSPCPNDGIKNSAPLVISPVKYNS; encoded by the coding sequence ATGGCTTCAGCAGGAAGTCGAGCAGATGAACAGGCTTTTAAATGTTCCATTTGTCTGAGTGTGTTCGAGAAGCCCGTGTCACTTCCCTGTGGGCACAACTTCTGTTTAGAGTGTATAACAAATTACTGGGGCTTTAGCAATCCTCATGTCCAATGTCCAGTGTGCAGAAGGATGTTTGCCACCAGGCCGATGCTTCATGTTAACACTCTCATTGCTGAGATGACTGAAAAGACCAAAGGAACTGTCCCAGAAGAATCCCCTGGAACTGTCAAACAAGCAGGAACTGTAGTGCTCTGTAGTGTCTGTACAGGGGCAAAGGTCAAAGCCTTGAAGTCCTGCTTACAGTGTGTCACTTCATACTGCGAAACACATCTGGAGCCACATGAGACAGTTTCAACCTTGAAGAAGCACAAGTTGATCAACCCAGTCAAGAACTTGGCGCACAAGATATGTAACATTCATGGCGGGTATTTGGAACTGTTTTGCTTTGCGGATCAAGAGTTTGTATGTGAGGCCTGTAGAAACAGGgatcataaaacacacaagctaGTGACCCTAGAGGAGGCGGTTCAAATGATAAAAACCCAGCtcgaaaaagaaaagatgcagGAAGCCTTGGCCAAGATGGAGACAACAGTCATGACAGGAGTACGTATGTTATGTGATCCTGACTTGAAAGAAAAGCAGCGGCATGCTGTAGATGTAACTCTGGATCCTGACACAGCAAACCCCTATCTCAAAGTTTCTGCCGATGGGAAACAAGTCACACATGGAGCCAAAAACAGGAATCTCTCAGACACACCGGGGAGGTTTGACCAAGTGTTTAATGTCTTGGCAAAGGACGGTTTCTCCTCAGGAATGTTTTATTATGAGGTCCAAGTTAAGGACAAAACCCATTGGATTTTAGGAGTTGTAAACCAGTCCATCAAGAGAAAGGGGGATTTACAACTAAGCCCCAAGATTGGTTACTGGACAATTTGCCTTAAGAAAGGACTTCAGTATACAGTCAATACGAGCCCTGCCACTAACCTCGATGTGAGGAAGAAGGTTCACAGGGTCGGGGTGTTCATGGACTACAAGGAGGGTCAAGTTTCCTTCTACGATGTCGATGCCAGAGTGAACATCTTCTCCTTCAGCGGCTGTAACTTCACCGAACAGCTCTTTCCGTTCTTCAGCCCCTGTCCCAATGATGGCATCAAAAATTCAGCCCCCTTGGTCATTTCACCTGTCAAATACAACAGCTGA
- the LOC118319063 gene encoding ladderlectin-like isoform X2 — MRFLMYTLLLPFVLCSVEADEAAQAPLELQEENQVEAVEPAQAPLELQEENQVAEIEVGVAAPEEEEPEQFGEKTVSNKGRFYACPTGWVRYKSSCYLYVSAGRSWSSAAAYCNSLGATLASVHDVFDYSFLQDLTSRTGSTVAWMGGFYFQGWRWMDQSTFNYNFWSTQHTVSRYQCVHVNTRAGWSNNNCAIAWPSICMTRSC, encoded by the exons ATGAGGTTCCTGATGTATACTctact ACTTCCTTTTGTTCTCTGCTCAGTTGAAGCTGATGAAGCAGCACAAGCACCACTGGAGCTACAGGAGGAAAACCAGG TTGAAGCTGTTGAACCAGCACAAGCACCACTGGAGCTACAGGAGGAAAACCAGG TGGCAGAAATTGAAGTTGGAGTGGCTGCTCCTGAAG AGGAAGAGCCTGAGCAGTTTGGAGAGAAGACTGTTTCAAATAAAG GTCGTTTCTATGCTTGCCCCACTGGTTGGGTCAGATACAAGAGCAGCTGCTACCTGTATGTGAGCGCTGGCAGATCCTGGAGCAGCGCTGCG GCTTACTGCAACAGTCTGGGAGCCACCTTGGCTTCTGTCCATGATGTGTTTGACTACAGTTTCCTGCAGGACCTGACCAGTAGGACAGGAAGCACTGTCGCCTGGATGGGAGGCTTCTACTTCCAG GGCTGGAGGTGGATGGACCAGAGCACCTTCAACTACAACTTCTGGAGTACACAGCACACCGTCAGCCGCTACCAATGCGTTCATGTTAATACCAGGG ctGGTTGGTCCAATAATAACTGCGCTATTGCATGGCCGTCCATCTGCATGACGAGATCCTGCTAA
- the LOC118319063 gene encoding ladderlectin-like isoform X6 has product MRFLMYTLLLPFVLCSVEADEAAQAPLELQEENQVAEIEVGVAAPGVEGPEKSGEAALSVEGRFFACPTGWVRYKNSCYLYVSAGRSWSSAAAYCTSLGASLSSVHNVFDYSFLQDLTRRSGGSVAWMGGIYFQGWRWVDQSIFNYNFWSSQNSVRSYQCMYLNARAGWSNHNCNNGWPSICMTKSDTC; this is encoded by the exons ATGAGGTTCCTGATGTATACTctact ACTTCCTTTTGTTCTCTGCTCAGTTGAAGCTGATGAAGCAGCACAAGCACCACTGGAGCTACAGGAGGAAAACCAGG tgGCAGAAATTGAAGTTGGAGTGGCTGCTCCTGGAG TGGAAGGTCCTGAGAAGTCTGGAGAGGCGGCTTTATCAGTTGAAG GTCGTTTCTTTGCTTGTCCCACTGGTTGGGTCAGATACAAGAATAGCTGCTATCTGTACGTGAGCGCTGGCAGATCCTGGAGCAGCGCTGCG GCTTACTGCACAAGTCTGGGAGCCAGCTTGTCTTCTGTCCACAATGTGTTTGACTACAGTTTCCTGCAGGACCTGACCAGGAGGTCAGGAGGCTCGGTTGCCTGGATGGGAGGCATCTACTTCCAG GGCTGGAGGTGGGTGGACCAGAGCATCTTCAACTACAACTTCTGGAGTTCACAGAATTCTGTCCGCAGCTACCAATGCATGTACCTTAATGCCAGAG ctGGTTGGTCTAATCATAACTGCAATAATGGCTGGCCGTCCATCTGCATGACAAAATCTGATACCTGCTAA
- the LOC118319063 gene encoding ladderlectin-like isoform X3: MKAFLLLTVLLSGVLAITAAPVEADEAAQAPLELQEENQVAEIEVGVAAPGVEGPEKSGEAALSVEGRFFACPTGWVRYKNSCYLYVSAGRSWSSAAAYCTSLGASLSSVHNVFDYSFLQDLTRRSGGSVAWMGGIYFQGWRWVDQSIFNYNFWSSQNSVRSYQCMYLNARAGWSNHNCNNGWPSICMTKSDTC, translated from the exons ATGAAGGccttcctgctcctcaccgTTTTGCTGAGCGGAGTTCTTGCCATCACAGCAGCACCAG TTGAAGCTGATGAAGCAGCACAAGCACCACTGGAGCTACAGGAGGAAAACCAGG tgGCAGAAATTGAAGTTGGAGTGGCTGCTCCTGGAG TGGAAGGTCCTGAGAAGTCTGGAGAGGCGGCTTTATCAGTTGAAG GTCGTTTCTTTGCTTGTCCCACTGGTTGGGTCAGATACAAGAATAGCTGCTATCTGTACGTGAGCGCTGGCAGATCCTGGAGCAGCGCTGCG GCTTACTGCACAAGTCTGGGAGCCAGCTTGTCTTCTGTCCACAATGTGTTTGACTACAGTTTCCTGCAGGACCTGACCAGGAGGTCAGGAGGCTCGGTTGCCTGGATGGGAGGCATCTACTTCCAG GGCTGGAGGTGGGTGGACCAGAGCATCTTCAACTACAACTTCTGGAGTTCACAGAATTCTGTCCGCAGCTACCAATGCATGTACCTTAATGCCAGAG ctGGTTGGTCTAATCATAACTGCAATAATGGCTGGCCGTCCATCTGCATGACAAAATCTGATACCTGCTAA
- the LOC118319061 gene encoding ladderlectin isoform X3 — MKAVLLLTVLLSGVLAITAAAVEAVEPAQAPLELQEENQVAEIEVGVAAPEVEAPEKSGEMALSVKGRFFACPTGWVRYKNSCYLYVSTGKSWSSAAAHCDSLGATLASVKNVFDYSFLQDLTRRAGSTVAWMGGFYFQGWRWVDQSLFNYNYWNSQNSVSSYPCIYLNARAGWSNHNCGNRWPSICMTKSDTC, encoded by the exons ATGAAGGCCGTCCTGCTCCTCACCGTTTTGCTCAGCGGAGTTCTTgccatcacagcagcagcag TTGAAGCTGTTGAACCAGCACAAGCACCACTGGAGCTACAGGAGGAAAACCAGG tgGCAGAAATTGAAGTTGGAGTGGCTGCTCCTGAAG tGGAAGCTCCTGAGAAGTCTGGAGAGATGGCTCTATCAGTTAAAG GTCGTTTCTTTGCTTGTCCCACTGGTTGGGTCAGATACAAGAATAGTTGCTATCTGTACGTGAGCACTGGCAAAAGCTGGAGCAGCGCTGCG GCTCACTGCGACAGTCTGGGAGCCACCTTGGCTTCCGTCAAGAATGTGTTTGACTACAGTTTCCTGCAGGATCTGACCAGGAGGGCAGGAAGCACTGTCGCCTGGATGGGAGGCTTCTACTTCCAG GGCTGGAGGTGGGTGGACCAGAGCCTCTTCAACTACAACTACTGGAATTCACAGAATTCTGTCAGCAGCTACCCGTGCATATACCTTAATGCCAGAG ctGGTTGGTCTAATCATAACTGCGGTAACAGATGGCCGTCCATCTGCATGACGAAATCTGATACCTGCTAA
- the LOC118319061 gene encoding ladderlectin isoform X1, producing the protein MKAVLLLTVLLSGVLAITAAAVEAVEPAQAPLELQEENQVEAVEPAQAPLELQEENQVAEIEVGVAAPEVEAPEKSGEMALSVKGRFFACPTGWVRYKNSCYLYVSTGKSWSSAAAHCDSLGATLASVKNVFDYSFLQDLTRRAGSTVAWMGGFYFQGWRWVDQSLFNYNYWNSQNSVSSYPCIYLNARAGWSNHNCGNRWPSICMTKSDTC; encoded by the exons ATGAAGGCCGTCCTGCTCCTCACCGTTTTGCTCAGCGGAGTTCTTgccatcacagcagcagcag TTGAAGCTGTTGAACCAGCACAAGCACCACTGGAGCTACAGGAGGAAAACCAGG TTGAAGCTGTTGAACCAGCACAAGCACCACTGGAGCTACAGGAGGAAAACCAGG tgGCAGAAATTGAAGTTGGAGTGGCTGCTCCTGAAG tGGAAGCTCCTGAGAAGTCTGGAGAGATGGCTCTATCAGTTAAAG GTCGTTTCTTTGCTTGTCCCACTGGTTGGGTCAGATACAAGAATAGTTGCTATCTGTACGTGAGCACTGGCAAAAGCTGGAGCAGCGCTGCG GCTCACTGCGACAGTCTGGGAGCCACCTTGGCTTCCGTCAAGAATGTGTTTGACTACAGTTTCCTGCAGGATCTGACCAGGAGGGCAGGAAGCACTGTCGCCTGGATGGGAGGCTTCTACTTCCAG GGCTGGAGGTGGGTGGACCAGAGCCTCTTCAACTACAACTACTGGAATTCACAGAATTCTGTCAGCAGCTACCCGTGCATATACCTTAATGCCAGAG ctGGTTGGTCTAATCATAACTGCGGTAACAGATGGCCGTCCATCTGCATGACGAAATCTGATACCTGCTAA
- the LOC118319063 gene encoding ladderlectin-like isoform X5 produces the protein MKAFLLLTVLLSGVLAITAAAEAVEPAQAPLELQEENQVAEIEVGVAAPEEEEPEQFGEKTVSNKGRFYACPTGWVRYKSSCYLYVSAGRSWSSAAAYCNSLGATLASVHDVFDYSFLQDLTSRTGSTVAWMGGFYFQGWRWMDQSTFNYNFWSTQHTVSRYQCVHVNTRAGWSNNNCAIAWPSICMTRSC, from the exons ATGAAGGccttcctgctcctcaccgTTTTGCTGAGCGGAGTGCTTgccatcacagcagcagcag AAGCTGTTGAACCAGCACAAGCACCACTGGAGCTACAGGAGGAAAACCAGG TGGCAGAAATTGAAGTTGGAGTGGCTGCTCCTGAAG AGGAAGAGCCTGAGCAGTTTGGAGAGAAGACTGTTTCAAATAAAG GTCGTTTCTATGCTTGCCCCACTGGTTGGGTCAGATACAAGAGCAGCTGCTACCTGTATGTGAGCGCTGGCAGATCCTGGAGCAGCGCTGCG GCTTACTGCAACAGTCTGGGAGCCACCTTGGCTTCTGTCCATGATGTGTTTGACTACAGTTTCCTGCAGGACCTGACCAGTAGGACAGGAAGCACTGTCGCCTGGATGGGAGGCTTCTACTTCCAG GGCTGGAGGTGGATGGACCAGAGCACCTTCAACTACAACTTCTGGAGTACACAGCACACCGTCAGCCGCTACCAATGCGTTCATGTTAATACCAGGG ctGGTTGGTCCAATAATAACTGCGCTATTGCATGGCCGTCCATCTGCATGACGAGATCCTGCTAA